A stretch of the Acetomicrobium thermoterrenum DSM 13490 genome encodes the following:
- a CDS encoding DUF364 domain-containing protein — protein MIVHNLIASIEAKLAKLTVEKVAIGLRYTCVVLSDGSCGLAATLDERQCCNKFNWSGPLAGRPALELARGLATADPIASSIGLATVNAVFSEDAPLQEIEPIELLKIDKDDVVGMIGNITPLARHIAERAKKLLIFERNPSHQSENVLPDWAAEWELPRCDAVFITGTAFINKTIDHLLDLCTGRVAIIGPSTPLWPELLGDISLKRIVGLFGVRVCDPELVCQVVSEGGGTQALLKHGALKAAFAS, from the coding sequence ATGATAGTCCATAATCTTATCGCTTCCATAGAAGCGAAACTTGCCAAACTCACTGTTGAAAAAGTAGCAATCGGTTTGCGGTACACCTGTGTGGTGTTGTCCGATGGCAGCTGTGGCCTGGCTGCTACTTTGGATGAGAGACAGTGCTGCAACAAGTTTAATTGGTCGGGTCCTCTGGCGGGGAGGCCTGCTTTAGAGCTGGCGCGAGGTTTGGCGACGGCAGATCCCATAGCGTCCTCCATAGGTCTTGCGACGGTAAACGCCGTGTTTTCTGAAGATGCGCCCCTTCAGGAGATCGAACCAATAGAATTATTGAAAATAGACAAAGATGATGTCGTTGGGATGATTGGAAACATTACCCCATTGGCCCGCCATATTGCAGAACGGGCAAAAAAGCTGCTTATATTTGAACGAAACCCTTCGCACCAATCCGAAAATGTGCTTCCCGATTGGGCAGCGGAGTGGGAACTGCCACGCTGTGATGCTGTCTTTATAACTGGCACTGCCTTTATCAACAAGACCATAGATCATCTGCTCGACCTTTGTACAGGTCGTGTTGCGATCATCGGGCCTTCTACCCCACTATGGCCTGAGTTGTTAGGCGATATTAGCCTCAAGCGCATTGTAGGACTGTTTGGCGTTAGGGTATGCGATCCAGAACTTGTATGCCAAGTTGTAAGCGAAGGCGGCGGTACTCAGGCCTTGCTAAAGCATGGTGCCTTAAAGGCTGCGTTTGCATCCTAA
- a CDS encoding acetamidase/formamidase family protein gives MNCCQKPDVVVSSESTFFSFDPQLSPAATVDQDVLVQIEAKDCFSNQIIEEDQLVSEIDFSRINPATGPIYVKGAKKGDALSVTIHKIDLKQKGTIVTIPKEGVLGDMAEEARTVICDIHSDQLKFKHLNLALKKMIGVIGVATPENTPTGTPGRHGGNMDATVITEGATVYFPVSCDGALFGLGDLHAVMGDGEVCVAACEIAGNVTVSFKALDKLAPMWPCVETKDWLYIVVSDEDINKAFYEATRLAVRAFEGALDLDWHDAYMLASMAMDLEICQLVDPRKTVRAKLPKDLISIDLLLKAIRV, from the coding sequence ATGAACTGCTGTCAAAAACCGGATGTCGTGGTAAGCAGTGAGTCTACTTTTTTCTCCTTCGATCCCCAATTATCTCCCGCCGCCACCGTCGATCAAGACGTCTTGGTTCAAATTGAGGCAAAGGATTGTTTTTCTAATCAGATCATCGAGGAAGATCAGTTGGTTTCGGAAATAGATTTTTCAAGAATAAACCCGGCCACAGGACCGATTTACGTAAAGGGTGCTAAAAAAGGCGATGCTTTATCAGTAACCATCCATAAGATAGATCTTAAACAAAAGGGAACTATTGTTACGATACCTAAAGAGGGCGTCCTTGGCGACATGGCAGAAGAAGCCAGAACCGTCATCTGTGATATACATTCCGATCAGCTGAAGTTCAAGCATTTAAATCTGGCTTTAAAAAAGATGATAGGTGTAATAGGCGTTGCCACACCAGAAAATACACCTACGGGCACTCCGGGAAGACACGGCGGGAATATGGATGCCACTGTGATAACGGAAGGTGCTACCGTTTATTTTCCGGTCAGTTGCGACGGCGCTTTGTTCGGCTTGGGGGACCTTCATGCAGTGATGGGAGATGGCGAGGTCTGTGTTGCTGCTTGCGAGATCGCCGGCAATGTGACAGTAAGCTTTAAAGCGTTAGATAAATTGGCACCGATGTGGCCCTGTGTTGAGACGAAAGATTGGTTATACATAGTAGTCTCGGATGAAGACATAAACAAGGCTTTTTATGAGGCAACGAGATTGGCGGTAAGAGCTTTTGAAGGTGCATTGGATCTGGATTGGCATGATGCTTACATGCTTGCCAGCATGGCGATGGATCTCGAGATATGTCAATTGGTCGACCCCCGCAAGACTGTGAGGGCTAAACTTCCAAAGGATTTGATTTCGATCGATTTGCTTTTGAAAGCTATACGAGTATAG
- a CDS encoding aminopeptidase has protein sequence MMSELKSLMEIAKKLLIVNMGIVEGERLLVLCDNATQGIGDAIFKAGMEVKARSFLLCMQKLERSGMEPDELVAKAMAMSDVVMAPTSASLTHTQARKNACSCGTRIATMPGITEDMFFNGPINADYEKVEKLTKNVTVLLDKARSARIVTGKHTLLISLEGRRGVPSTGIYRNKGESGNLPSGEAYIAPLEGTATGSVLIDGSCVGIGLLDSPLILEFDQGLLLDVKGDRADRLLEVLGDNPNARNLAELGIGTNDKARLTGVILEDEKIYGSVHIAMGSNDTFGGKVAAGVHVDAVMRSPELYLDDILVVKDGKIWV, from the coding sequence ATGATGAGCGAACTTAAAAGTTTGATGGAAATTGCAAAGAAGCTTTTAATAGTAAATATGGGCATAGTAGAGGGCGAAAGGCTCCTTGTCCTGTGTGATAATGCTACGCAGGGCATCGGCGATGCTATCTTTAAGGCTGGCATGGAGGTAAAAGCAAGGTCTTTCTTACTTTGCATGCAAAAACTTGAAAGAAGCGGCATGGAACCCGACGAGCTGGTGGCAAAGGCTATGGCGATGTCGGATGTGGTTATGGCACCTACCAGTGCTTCTCTTACCCACACGCAGGCACGGAAAAATGCCTGCAGTTGTGGGACACGAATTGCCACCATGCCAGGGATCACTGAAGATATGTTTTTTAATGGCCCGATAAATGCCGACTATGAAAAAGTAGAAAAATTGACCAAAAATGTTACTGTTTTGCTGGATAAGGCAAGATCGGCCAGGATTGTTACCGGAAAGCATACGCTTTTAATCTCGCTCGAAGGAAGGCGTGGCGTGCCAAGCACCGGAATTTACCGCAATAAGGGAGAATCGGGAAATTTGCCCTCAGGCGAAGCATACATAGCACCCCTTGAGGGCACTGCGACGGGGAGCGTTCTTATAGACGGCTCTTGCGTTGGGATTGGGCTTCTTGATTCTCCGCTCATCCTGGAATTTGACCAAGGGTTACTTTTGGATGTGAAAGGTGATCGCGCCGATCGCCTGCTTGAGGTTTTGGGTGATAATCCTAATGCGCGTAATTTGGCGGAACTTGGCATCGGGACCAACGATAAGGCTCGTCTTACCGGGGTTATCCTAGAAGACGAAAAGATATATGGATCTGTCCATATAGCGATGGGAAGCAATGACACCTTTGGCGGAAAAGTTGCTGCAGGCGTTCATGTAGATGCTGTAATGCGGAGCCCTGAACTTTATTTGGATGATATACTTGTCGTAAAGGATGGCAAGATATGGGTTTAA
- a CDS encoding DUF1177 domain-containing protein, translating into MSLKWTIEAIDLLSSPKVNGQDVKEVLVKTGLKDVEVKSVTGPNGKTDFVKVWIPGKEGKRSGGTAPTLGIVGRLGGIGARPERLGLVSDADGGIAAVATAMLLGDMYSKGDILKGDVFISTHICPDAPTQPHDPVPFMGSPIDMAMANKEEITSELDAVLSIDTTRGNRVINHRGFAISPTVKEGWILRVSEDLLSIMSYITGKMAVVFPITMQDITPYGNDVYHLNSILQPCTATSAPVVGVALTSEVPVPGCATGATQAMDIDEAVRFSVEVAKYYGEGKVSFYDAAEFDRLISLYGHMRHLQTLGKIK; encoded by the coding sequence AGACAGGGCTTAAAGATGTTGAGGTAAAGTCAGTAACTGGTCCAAATGGGAAGACTGATTTTGTAAAGGTTTGGATACCCGGAAAAGAGGGCAAAAGATCCGGAGGTACTGCTCCAACGCTTGGCATAGTCGGCAGGCTTGGCGGCATAGGCGCAAGACCGGAAAGGCTTGGCTTGGTCTCCGACGCCGATGGAGGCATAGCTGCCGTAGCTACTGCCATGCTTTTAGGTGATATGTATAGCAAGGGAGATATCTTAAAGGGAGATGTTTTCATCTCTACTCACATATGTCCAGATGCCCCCACCCAGCCACACGATCCCGTTCCCTTCATGGGCTCCCCTATCGATATGGCGATGGCTAACAAAGAAGAAATTACCAGCGAGTTGGACGCTGTGCTTTCGATTGACACGACTCGTGGAAACAGAGTCATAAACCATCGCGGTTTTGCCATATCGCCGACTGTAAAAGAGGGATGGATACTGCGAGTGAGCGAGGATTTGTTGTCTATAATGAGCTATATTACCGGGAAAATGGCGGTGGTATTTCCCATAACCATGCAGGATATCACGCCCTATGGCAACGACGTTTATCATCTAAACAGCATACTGCAGCCCTGTACCGCAACCTCTGCACCAGTAGTAGGAGTGGCCTTGACGTCCGAGGTGCCGGTCCCGGGGTGTGCAACGGGCGCTACGCAGGCCATGGATATTGACGAGGCGGTTAGGTTTAGCGTTGAGGTCGCTAAGTACTACGGTGAAGGAAAGGTATCTTTTTACGATGCGGCGGAATTCGACAGATTAATCTCGCTTTATGGACATATGAGACATTTACAGACCTTAGGAAAGATAAAATAA
- a CDS encoding MOSC domain-containing protein: MARVLAVCVSSNRQEPKKPVVQARFIEGRGIEGDSHFGISSRQVSLLRYEDIKLAEKEAGFSFPPGSLAENLVIEGLPDEIPIGSRLKIGRDVVLLVIEKGKRPDEPHTYDYRGWCLLPKVGYFLEVVGGGIVKPGDEVVLEAHG, from the coding sequence ATGGCGCGCGTTTTAGCAGTTTGTGTCAGCTCAAACAGACAGGAACCCAAAAAGCCTGTAGTGCAGGCACGATTTATCGAAGGAAGAGGCATAGAGGGGGATTCCCATTTTGGCATATCGTCACGACAGGTCAGCTTATTGAGATATGAGGATATAAAGCTCGCCGAAAAAGAGGCGGGCTTTTCCTTTCCGCCGGGGTCCTTGGCAGAAAACCTGGTGATAGAGGGATTGCCCGATGAAATTCCAATAGGAAGCCGCCTTAAAATCGGCCGCGACGTGGTCTTGCTGGTAATAGAAAAGGGCAAAAGGCCGGATGAACCTCACACATACGATTACCGCGGATGGTGTCTGCTGCCAAAGGTGGGCTATTTCCTCGAGGTAGTCGGCGGTGGCATTGTTAAGCCAGGAGATGAGGTTGTGCTCGAGGCTCACGGCTAA
- a CDS encoding AroM family protein gives MYRIGAVTIGQSPRSDVMVDIKPILGPDIEIVEAGALDGLGKEEIAKLAPIEGDYVLVTRLRDGTSVKVAEKHITPLLCDKIGKLFESGIHVVLLLCTGEFPDFGANGFLLRPQKMLFEVTKAVGEGLKLGVFTPSKDQIEQSRKRWSAVTKDLRIVAASPYVESDASIARGAMELSEWGAQIIVMDCIGYTSKMKKHAREITSCPVILARTVASRIARELLE, from the coding sequence ATGTATAGAATTGGTGCCGTAACAATAGGACAGTCGCCAAGAAGCGACGTTATGGTGGACATAAAACCGATTTTGGGGCCTGACATTGAAATTGTGGAGGCCGGGGCGCTAGACGGACTTGGTAAAGAAGAAATTGCCAAGTTAGCTCCAATAGAAGGAGATTATGTATTGGTAACCAGGCTTCGTGACGGCACATCCGTCAAAGTTGCAGAAAAGCACATCACTCCCCTGCTTTGCGACAAGATCGGCAAGCTTTTTGAAAGCGGCATTCACGTGGTTTTGCTTCTATGCACTGGAGAATTTCCTGATTTTGGCGCAAATGGTTTTCTTTTGAGACCCCAAAAAATGCTTTTTGAGGTAACCAAGGCAGTTGGAGAAGGTTTGAAGTTAGGCGTATTTACCCCTTCAAAGGACCAAATAGAGCAATCGCGCAAAAGATGGTCTGCCGTGACAAAGGACCTTCGGATAGTGGCTGCCTCACCTTACGTAGAGTCTGATGCCTCAATAGCAAGGGGCGCTATGGAGTTATCCGAATGGGGAGCGCAAATAATAGTAATGGATTGTATAGGCTACACTTCCAAGATGAAAAAGCATGCAAGAGAAATTACCTCATGTCCCGTTATCTTGGCCAGGACCGTCGCAAGCCGCATAGCCAGGGAATTGCTTGAGTGA